The proteins below come from a single Candidozyma auris chromosome 3, complete sequence genomic window:
- the RLI1 gene encoding Fe-S cluster-binding ribosome biosynthesis protein, with protein sequence MSGKGAKKNETSSKGQRIAIVSSDKCKPKKCRQECRKSCPVVKTGKLCIEVTPASKIAFISETLCIGCGICVKKCPFDAINIINLPTNLEAETTHRYSANSFKLHRLPTPKPGEVLGLVGTNGIGKSTALKILAGKQKPNLGRYDDPPDWEEILRYFRGSELQNFFTKVLEDNIKAIIKPQYVDNIPRALAKSPVKDVAGILKAKCARKDSWDYIMKLLELDPVMKRDVDQLSGGELQRFALAMTCVQEANVYMFDEPSSYLDVKQRLRAAELIRSLLEPSTYVICVEHDLSVLDYLSDYVCILYGTPSVYGVVTFPASVREGINIFLDGFLPTENMRFREESLQFKLADAADGLILDHSTAMQYPTLEKTQGDFHLRVEAGEFTNSEILVMFGENGTGKTTFCKMLAGALAADNGVEVPKLNISMKPQKIAPKFPGTVRQLFFKKIKAAFLNPQFQTDVVKPLKIDNIIDQEVQTLSGGELQRVALVLALGIPADIYLIDEPSAYLDSEQRIVCSKVIRRFILHAKKTAFIVEHDFMMATYLADRVIVFEGTPSKNAVAKAPESLLTGCNRFLKNLSVTFRRDPNSFRPRINKRDSQMDKEQKAAGNYFFLDNTEL encoded by the coding sequence ATGAGTGGAAAAGGAGCAAAAAAGAACGAAACGTCTTCCAAGGGCCAGAGAATTGCCATCGTGTCCAGCGACAAGTGCAAGCCGAAAAAGTGCCGTCAGGAATGCCGCAAGTCTTGTCCCGTGGTGAAGACAGGCAAGTTGTGTATTGAGGTGACACCAGCGCTGAAGATTGCCTTCATTTCGGAAACATTATGTATTGGATGTGGTATTTGCGTGAAGAAGTGCCCGTTCGAcgccatcaacatcatcaatttGCCCACAAACTTGGAGGCTGAAACTACCCACAGATACTCTGCCAACTCGTTCAAGTTGCACAGGTTACCCACACCTAAACCAGGTGAGGTTCTTGGTTTGGTCGGAACCAACGGTATCGGTAAATCCACAGCCTTGAAGATTTTAGCGGGTAAGCAGAAACCCAATTTAGGTAGGTACGATGACCCACCAGACTGggaagagatcttgaggTATTTTAGAGGGTCTGAGTTACAAAATTTCTTTACCAAGGTTTTGGAGGACAACATCAAGGCCATTATCAAGCCACAGTACGTCGACAATATCCCCAGGGCGCTCGCAAAGTCGCCTGTGAAAGACGTTGCAGGCATCTTGAAGGCTAAGTGTGCTAGAAAAGACTCGTGGGACTACATCATGAAACTCCTAGAGTTGGACCCGGTCATGAAGAGAGACGTTGATCAATTGTCTGGTGGTGAGTTGCAGAGATTTGCCCTTGCCATGACCTGTGTCCAGGAAGCGAATGTCTACATGTTTGACGAGCCTTCCTCTTATTTGGATGTCAAGCAGAGATTGAGAGCCGCTGAATTGATCCGTTCCCTTTTGGAGCCTTCCACATACGTTATTTGTGTGGAGCACGATTTGTCTGTCTTGGATTACTTGTCCGACTACGTCTGTATCTTGTACGGTACTCCTTCTGTGTACGGTGTGGTGACCTTCCCTGCATCTGTGAGGGAAGGcatcaacatcttcttggatGGTTTCCTTCCTACGGAGAATATGAGGttcagagaagaaagcttgcagttcaagttggctgATGCCGCTGACGGTTTGATCTTGGACCACTCCACTGCTATGCAATACCCAACTTTGGAAAAAACTCAGGGTGATTTCCACTTAAGAGTTGAGGCTGGTGAGTTCACCAACTCTGAAATCTTGGTCATGTTCGGTGAGAATGGTACTGGTAAGACTACATTCTGTAAGATGTTGGCCGGTGCCTTAGCTGCCGACAATGGTGTCGAAGTACCTAAACTCAACATTTCTATGAAGCCACAGAAGATCGCTCCGAAGTTCCCTGGTACAGTGAGGCAAttgtttttcaagaagatcaaggcGGCATTTTTGAACCCACAGTTCCAAACTGATGTCGTGAAGCCACTCAAGATCGACAACATCATTGACCAAGAGGTTCAAACCTTGTCTGGTGGTGAGTTGCAAAGAGTTGCTCTTGTGTTGGCTCTCGGTATTCCAGCAGACATCTATTTGATTGATGAACCATCTGCATACTTAGATTCGGAGCAGCGTATTGTCTGTTCTAAGGTGATCAGAAGATTCATCTTGCATGCTAAGAAGACTGCATTCATCGTGGAGCACGATTTCATGATGGCTACCTACTTGGCCGACAGGGTGATCGTGTTTGAGGGTACGCCATCCAAGAACGCAGTTGCCAAGGCACCAGAGTCCTTGTTGACTGGTTGTAAcagatttttgaagaacttgagCGTGACCTTCAGAAGAGATCCTAACTCTTTCAGACCCAGAATTAACAAGAGAGATTCTCAGATGGACAAGGAGCAGAAGGCTGCGGGCAACTACTTTTTCTTGGACAACACTGAGTTGTAA